From Cydia strobilella chromosome 7, ilCydStro3.1, whole genome shotgun sequence, one genomic window encodes:
- the LOC134742668 gene encoding odorant receptor 49b-like isoform X2 has protein sequence MFCYVVMCSLMICATAVQLTSATSTTQKLLMAEYLIFGIAQLFMFCWHSNDVIYKNQAVLMGPYESDWWAANLQQRKNVLILQGQMRMVHIYTAGPFTNLTLSTFIAILKGAYSFYTIFRK, from the exons ATGTTTTGCTATGTCGTCATGTGCTCACTGATGATCTGTGCCACTGCTGTCCAACTAACC TCTGCAACAAGTACAACGCAAAAACTTTTGATGGCAGAATATTTGATATTTGGCATTGCTCAGCTGTTTATGTTTTGCTGGCATAGTAATGATGTTATTTACAAG AATCAGGCTGTTCTGATGGGGCCATACGAGAGTGACTGGTGGGCAGCCAATCTTCAGCAGCGGAAAAACGTTCTGATTCTTCAGGGGCAGATGCGAATGGTACACATCTACACGGCCGGACCTTTCACTAACCTCACATTGTCTACATTTATTGCT aTTTTGAAAGGAGCTTACAGTTTTTATACCATATTTAGGAAATAA